The following are encoded together in the Streptomyces tsukubensis genome:
- a CDS encoding nuclear transport factor 2 family protein, translating to MTTPGTETEEVELANTAFYEAMEHGDFDVLSGLWLDEEGVSCVHPGWPVLTGRGEVLRSYALIMANTEYIQFFLTDVTVEVSAGTAVLTCTENILSGGPAPEEGDELGPLVGQLVVATNVFRRTSDGWKLWSHHASPVLTETEADDEQAEDEDAGPGDSGGSPA from the coding sequence GTGACGACACCGGGCACGGAGACCGAAGAGGTCGAACTCGCCAACACGGCGTTCTACGAGGCGATGGAGCACGGCGACTTCGATGTGCTCTCCGGCCTCTGGCTCGACGAGGAGGGCGTCAGCTGCGTCCACCCCGGATGGCCCGTACTCACCGGCCGCGGCGAGGTGCTCAGGTCGTACGCGCTGATCATGGCGAACACCGAGTACATCCAGTTCTTCCTGACCGATGTGACGGTCGAGGTCAGTGCCGGGACAGCGGTGCTGACCTGCACGGAGAACATCCTGAGCGGTGGCCCGGCCCCCGAGGAGGGTGACGAACTCGGCCCACTGGTCGGCCAACTCGTGGTCGCCACCAATGTGTTCAGGCGCACGTCGGACGGCTGGAAACTCTGGTCCCATCACGCGTCACCCGTCCTCACGGAGACCGAGGCGGACGACGAGCAGGCCGAAGACGAGGACGCCGGGCCCGGCGACAGCGGGGGCTCCCCCGCCTGA